The DNA region GACTATGATATGACCGGTGAGCTGATTGCGCAACTCATGTTTTACCTTTGCAGTGGCTCTTGGGGCGGGATATGTGGACTTAAGATTAGCGAGGCGAAACTGGGTGACATTAAATAAGTTACGATCGTATATTTGAAAAGAGATAATTTCAATAGTCTTATTACATATAGTTTGAATACAAGAATTATAGTGTGTCCCCCTACTGTCACATGGATTTTAGCTTTTATACAATACAACAAtaagaattataaaaataataacaacaacctCTTTAGTTAATCGAGACGCTATCCTCCATAAGTGCAATGACCTTTCACAACTCCTATATTTGAAGACACAGTGCccttaataaaattataaattttatgaaatttgatgagaataaaattacaattacaattccATTATATCAAACGTTAATTATGAAAAACAACACGAAAAATAGCAGCgacttaaataataaatatgcatCTTTTCTTGGTCTCCCAGAAATCGCAGGGAATTTTGCCCTAACTTTTCTCCACACTCTCGCTTCAATTAACGCGCTCGAAATCCGTGTGAAGCTATCTTCCTCACATGTCAACCTAGCGTGACGGTAATCTCGCTCTTCCCATGTGGCTccaccacccccacccccaccccctccACCACCCCACTCTTCTACTCGCATTTTAGCAGTGGCTTCATACTCTCTGTGAGAGTGACCATAGCAAGAAAAATGCAAGAAATGAATCTATTATTTGCatctttttctatatttttctctgTTTGAGTCCAAAATCGGTCGCTCATTTTGAAAAATCCCATGTTTTTCTTTCTCTAAGTTGCAGAAAATATAGGGGGGAGGGGAATTCCATTAAAATCTGGGAATAGTCCGCGAATTTGTTGCCCGATAATGAAGGCGAAAGCGAATTCAGTATCAGCAGGAACGACGGTGGCGCTGCTGAATCCTCCGCGCATCTCTGCCGATCACAAGAGGTAGCTTCTGCTTCTCTATCTCTTTGAACTGCCTCCGCGCATTTTGTTATTCGTCTCCATCGCTTCGGATCCGATGTATTGATTTTACAGAAGCGGGGTTTTCATAGGGTTCTAACGCATCTCAGTAGACGTACTATAATTTGATTCACTAAAGTTCCTAAAATTAATGGTCGAACTGGTGATAAATAGTGGAATGTGGAGTGTCGGCTCAGTGAATTCCGCCGACACGAATTTTCTTGTGATTATTGGTTTTACGATCACTTTTGTTGTCTTCCTGGTTGTCATGATTCTAGTGagatattactatattaggatTTTTATGTTTGTTTGAAGTTCAATGTAAATGGTTGCTACTCAATTGCAATGGCTACTACTCAGAACACTGAAGGTAAGGGCGAGAgacaaataattattatgtacaGCAAAACTGAGAGTGAGAGTTGCTGCTTAACATTAATAGGTAAcagcaaaacaaaaataatttttattttgtgttttgggTTTCCTTTAATGGTTTATATATACAGGGATGCTTATGGGTTTGCAGTGAGGCCCCAGCATGTACAAAGATATCGTGAATATGCTAATATCTACAAGGTTTCAAACaatcttttccttttcttttctatttttatgaACATTTTGGGTTTATTTTCTGAGAATGTATGATGAACAAATGGCAAAACTAAATAATGACAGGAgagattttttttctcatttttgaacAATGTTGTtaggaggaagaagaggagaGATCTGACAGGTGGACAGACTTTCTGGAACGGCAATCGGATTTTGCTCAGTTGCCCATAAATGGAACATCTTCAGGCAACACTTGTGAAGAGCTGTCTTATGAGCCAATCAAGAAGGAACCAGATTCTGGTTCTCAGAATGGTATTGAAAATCAAATGGAGATAAAAGAGATACCAACATCAACTGAGAAGAAAACCCACCAGATCCAAGTATGGTCTGAAGTTAGATCATCACTTAGAGCCATTGAAGATATGATGAGCGTGCGCGTTAAAAGGGTAAATAAAGTCAAAAGTGAGCAAGACTCTGGAATGGTGGAGCATTCTTCTACCATAGAAGAGGCTAAACCCACGAAAGGAGCTCTTGAAGAGGACTCAGAGGATGAGTTCTATGATTTGGATAGGGCAGAATCTTTGGACAGATCAGACTCAGATTCCGTACAAGATGTTTCTCTGACTGAGAGTATTGCTCAGGCTTCTTTGCCTCAAGAGTCTTTACCTCCTTGGAAAGAAGAACTGGAGTGCCTTGTTCAAGGAGGAGTGCCAATGGCTCTCAGGGGAGAGGTTAGATAGAATGCCTTGTTTAGTTCTCATTACTGTTCTTTCATCATGCATAAGATAATAAGATTCATGAATGGaatctttgaatttgaaattacaGCTTTGGCAAGCCTTTGTTGGTGCAAAGGCTCGTCGAGTGGAGAAATATTATCAAGATCTGCTTGCTCCAGAAACTAAATCTGTCAATAACATAGAGCTTAAAAGTAAGGAATCATTGGACAATAAAAGTAGTCTGGAGTCAAATGCAGACTCTGTATGTGCTGAGAAATGGAAAGGTCAGATTGAAAAGGTCAGAAAACAATCTACATATCTTAAGCACCTTATGGTTTTCTTCTTACTGCTGCATTGATGCCACTGTGGCCCAATATGATTGCTTTTCACAAGCAGGATTTGCCCCGAACATTTCCTGGACATCCTGCTCTGGATGAGGATGGAAGGAATGCTTTGAGGCGTTTACTCACTGCATATGCTCGCCATAATCCTTCTGTCGGTTACTGCCAGGTATGCCTGCACAGAAATGGTTTTCTGCTAGCCTTCCCTATTTTGTTTGCTCAAGTAGCATTACAGTTTCATACTTCAGTACTGTGAATAGTATTGATCTGCATCATTTGCTTTAGATGTTGTATGAAATTGTATTTCTCCCTTTATGCACTCGAAATGATGCTTTGGAAGATAAGGTATTATGTTTAGATATAGTATAGTTGCAACCAAGAGAGTTGTAGTTTCTCACACTCTGATGTCTGTCTGTTTGGACATCTATAATAGCCTCTATATTGCCTCTCTTCTTCTCTACTAAGTTCAGATGCCAATAATCTGATGAAACATTGAATCCTTAATTCAATCAAACTATATATTTCAGTAGACAAGAGTCTAAAATCTGCCCTTTAAAAATGCAGGCCATGAATTTCTTTGCTGGTCTTTTATTGCTCTTAATGCCAGAGGAAACTGCATTTTGGTGAGTAGCAAGTTTGTTTGGTGCATTTTTCTATTGgacatttttgtttaaatttcttGTAAAAAGCTGGTATTTTGCAATAGTGTGCTAGGGCATAAATACAATAACTTTCTCACTTAAACAAAATAACAGGAAATACAGAGCCAGAAtattattttctcaattaaTCTATCCCATGTTTTATCTTTTCATAGAAATTTCTACAACATAAAAAATGTGCGTAGATGGAAGGAGACTGTACAATACACCTACTTAATCAATCAAGTAGAGTGACAAGAAACTTCTGTCTTGCAACTCTGCAAAGCATGGATCAAGTTTCTGTTctctgcaatatatatatatattaaaaatctgCATCTCGACAATACTTCTGGAGTTTGTTGTGAATTGTGATAGAGTCAATGGAAAAAGAATGAACTTTCAGGACTTTGGTGGGCATTTTGGATGACTATTTTGATGGCTATTACTCAGAAGAGATGATAGAGTCTCAGGTATATGGTCAAGTTGCATACATGCTAGCTTATTAATCTTGACTGAACCCTTTCGCATATCATTCAATGATCAAATgtgtaattataaaaatataaacagaCAACATACATGATTTTTCACACCGCTTTTTACTGTCAGGTTGATCAACTTGTTCTTGAGGAATTGGTGCGGGAAAAGTTCCCAAAATTAGGTGTGTTTTTTGTTGTCCTCGTTTCTATAATCCTCTTCATGTATCTATCTGAATTCTGATTTGATAatgtttctttgtttatttcatCTATGCTTTTATTGCAGTTAATCATCTGGATTACCTGGGAGTACAGGTAGCATGGGTCACAAGTCCATGGTTCCTCTCCATATTCATGAATATGCTTCCTTGGGAAAGTGGTCTGCTTCTTTTTCTtgttatatttgatataataattttaattcgtttatatatacctatagATGTTGGTTGAGGAACCCTCTAAAATAGTCTGCATATTTATATGATTCTTGCATGTGATATAATTTCTCTGATTCTGTTCATTAGCAGTTTGTTTATCTTACTAACAATGccatctgtttttttttttttattggatttAGTTCTTAGAGTCTGGGATGTGCTTCTGTTTGAAGGAAATCGTGTAATGTTAT from Ipomoea triloba cultivar NCNSP0323 chromosome 6, ASM357664v1 includes:
- the LOC116022389 gene encoding TBC1 domain family member 8B — protein: MKAKANSVSAGTTVALLNPPRISADHKRDAYGFAVRPQHVQRYREYANIYKEEEEERSDRWTDFLERQSDFAQLPINGTSSGNTCEELSYEPIKKEPDSGSQNGIENQMEIKEIPTSTEKKTHQIQVWSEVRSSLRAIEDMMSVRVKRVNKVKSEQDSGMVEHSSTIEEAKPTKGALEEDSEDEFYDLDRAESLDRSDSDSVQDVSLTESIAQASLPQESLPPWKEELECLVQGGVPMALRGELWQAFVGAKARRVEKYYQDLLAPETKSVNNIELKSKESLDNKSSLESNADSVCAEKWKGQIEKDLPRTFPGHPALDEDGRNALRRLLTAYARHNPSVGYCQAMNFFAGLLLLLMPEETAFWTLVGILDDYFDGYYSEEMIESQVDQLVLEELVREKFPKLVNHLDYLGVQVAWVTSPWFLSIFMNMLPWESVLRVWDVLLFEGNRVMLFRTALALIDLYGPALVTTKDAGDAVTLLQSLAGSTFDSSQLVLTACMGYQNVTESRLQELRIKHRPSVKAALEERSKGLKVWRDSQGLASKLYGFNQDPSSVAGTNKTDQAFNRDSNGNMDPSSANADGLYESTNKNMETDSGTDLQEQVVWLKVEMCKLLEEKRSAELRAEELETALMEMVKQDNRRELSAKVEQLEQDIAELRQALADKQEQENAMLQVLMRVEQEQRVTEDARIFAEQDAAAQRYATQVLQEKYEAAMASLSEMERRVVMAESMLEATLQYQSGQNKMQPSPRSAQQESNQDSPQEIPTRKISLLSRWRDRNKGKPSSEEPGEDKPVNEVQSPSTEQRETNGHPVEEKA